GCGGCGTACTGGCTTTCAAGGGCACGGGCCAGCGTGCGGCCGATGGTGGTGGGCAGCAGCTGCTTGGCCGAGTACTGGGTCTCGGGCAGGCCCAGCGCCTTGGGAATGCCGCTGTTGATGGCCACCGCCGAGCTGTCGATCTGCTCCTTCACGCGCTGGCAGTACTTGTTGCCCTTGAGCGCATGGGCATAGCCCAGGATGTAGCGCGACAGCGGCCCCACCTCCAGCGCGTGGCCGCGCCAGCGCGGGCTCTTGATCCACGAGTACTTGGCGCTCTCGTCGAGCTGCTGGATGTTGGTGCGCGTGCCCTTGGTCTTGGGGCCGAGCTGGTAGTTCGGCTCGGTCACGCCGTCCCACGGGTGCAGGCCCTTGGTCTCGTCGCCGTACTTGTACCAGCTGTGGGTGACGAACTCCTGCACCTGCTCGGGGTCGCGCGGGTCGATCGGTTCGATCTTGTCCCAGTTGCCGCCCAGGATCACGCCGCCGGGCAGCTGCTGGGTGCTGGGGTCGTAGGACACCTTCTCGTAGGTGCCGTAGTCGGCCACGTTCAGCGCGGAGAGGCCGCCGCCGTGCAGCCAGCCGGCCTGCTTGTAGATCGTGCCGATGGCCAGCACGTCGGGGACGTAGACGTTGTTGTTGAACTCGATCATTTCCCGGATGCGGGCCTCGACGAAGTTCAGCCGCTCCATGTTGATCGGGGCACCGGCAGCGCCATCGCCGTCGATGTTGATGGCGCACGGCACGCCGCCCACCAGGTAGTTGGGGTGCGGGTTCTTGCCACCGAAGATGGTGTGCACCTTGACCCATTCCTTCTGCAGGTCGAGGGCCTCCAGGTAGTGGGTCACGGCCATCAGGTTGGCCTCGGGCGGCAGCACATAGGCCTTGCTGCCCCAGTAGCCGTTCATGAAAGGACCGAGCTGTCCACTTTCCACGAACTTCTTCAGCCGGTTCTGAATGTCGCGGAAGTAACCCGGCGAGCTCATCGGGTGACTCGGTGAAACCATCTGCTGCAGCTCGCTGGTCTTCTTGGGATCGGCCTTCAGCGCCGAGACCACGTCGACCCAGTCGAGCGCATGCAGGTGATAGAAGTGCACCGCGTGGT
This portion of the Aquabacterium sp. OR-4 genome encodes:
- a CDS encoding nickel-dependent hydrogenase large subunit; protein product: MGAYETQGFKLDDSGKRIVVDPVTRIEGHMRCEVNVDSNNVIRNAVSTGTMWRGLEVILKGRDPRDAWAFVERICGVCTGCHALTSVRAVEDALGIKIPKNAHLIREIMAKTLQVHDHAVHFYHLHALDWVDVVSALKADPKKTSELQQMVSPSHPMSSPGYFRDIQNRLKKFVESGQLGPFMNGYWGSKAYVLPPEANLMAVTHYLEALDLQKEWVKVHTIFGGKNPHPNYLVGGVPCAINIDGDGAAGAPINMERLNFVEARIREMIEFNNNVYVPDVLAIGTIYKQAGWLHGGGLSALNVADYGTYEKVSYDPSTQQLPGGVILGGNWDKIEPIDPRDPEQVQEFVTHSWYKYGDETKGLHPWDGVTEPNYQLGPKTKGTRTNIQQLDESAKYSWIKSPRWRGHALEVGPLSRYILGYAHALKGNKYCQRVKEQIDSSAVAINSGIPKALGLPETQYSAKQLLPTTIGRTLARALESQYAAEMMLDDYKELVANLKAGDRATANVEKWDPKTWPKEAKGVGTVAAPRGMLGHWIRIKDGRIENYQCVVPTTWNGSPRDHKGQIGAFEASLMNTPMVNPEQPVEILRTLHSFDPCLACSTHVMSEDGRELTTVKVR